Proteins encoded in a region of the Anopheles ziemanni chromosome 2, idAnoZiCoDA_A2_x.2, whole genome shotgun sequence genome:
- the LOC131281334 gene encoding ARL14 effector protein-like produces the protein MDNCVDISSSSDDTEPMTISRPKRARSANNNKSEGEKQEDNAPMALRKQPPRRGRQSRDKLFDENSKFMENFDPEKSRRERRKNQRVWNSFEQNNATSQNEKGAARSGGKDLCDCLDETCAGCHFPCENCRSQKCGPVCRKNRKWQYEEISCDAK, from the coding sequence TATCAAGTTCGTCCGATGATACGGAACCGATGACGATCTCCAGGCCCAAGCGGGCGCGGTcagcgaacaacaacaaatcggAGGGCGAGAAACAGGAGGACAACGCACCGATGGCTTTGAGAAAGCAGCCACCACGACGAGGGCGCCAGAGCCGGGACAAGCTGTTCGACGAGAACTCCAAATTTATGGAAAACTTTGACCCGGAAAAGTCCAGGCGCGAGCGGCGGAAGAACCAGCGAGTGTGGAACAGTTTCGAGCAAAACAATGCGACTtcgcaaaacgaaaaaggtGCGGCACGTAGTGGCGGTAAGGATTTGTGCGACTGCTTGGATGAAACGTGCGCCGGTTGCCATTTCCCCTGCGAAAACTGCCGCAGCCAGAAGTGTGGTCCGGTCTGCCGCAAGAACAGGAAGTGGCAGTATGAGGAGATTAGCTGCGATGCGAAATAA